From a region of the Sander lucioperca isolate FBNREF2018 chromosome 8, SLUC_FBN_1.2, whole genome shotgun sequence genome:
- the LOC116036692 gene encoding trace amine-associated receptor 13c-like, whose amino-acid sequence MEVEDRAQLCFPQFPNSSCRKPLSPWPQTVTIMLYSISLITVTLNLLIIISISHFRQLHTPTNILLLSLAVSDFLVGLVIMPVEVLQKTSCWFLGDFVCAMYTIFSGIILSASIGDIVLISVDRYVAICDPLHYTTRITDNRVKLCVYLCWFCSVSYSFLFVKDDLTQLGRYNSCYGECVLVIDFVVGAVDVVLSFIVPVTVIIALYLRIFAVAVSQARAMRSHITAVTLQLSVTPKAKTSELKAARNLGVLIVVFLMCFCPFYSVSLAGDNWVNASSASYVLFVYYSNSCVNPVIYALFYPWFRKAVKLIITLQILQPGSSETNML is encoded by the exons ATGGAGGTTGAGGACAGAGCCCAGCTCTGCTTTCCACAGTTCCCAAACAGCTCCTGCAGGAAGCCCTTGTCTCCTTGGCCCCAAACAGTTACCATTATGCTGTACTCCATCTCTCTGATCACTGTGACTCTCAACCTGCTCATCATCATCTCAATCTCCCACTTCAG gcagctccacacacccaccaacatcctcctcctctctctggctgtctcaGACTTTCTAGTGGGCCTCGTGATAATGCCTGTAGAAGTTCTACAAAAAACATCCTGCTGGTTTCTTGGTGACTTTGTGTGTGCTATGTATACTATTTTTTCAGGCATCATTCTCTCAGCCTCAATAGGTGACATAGTGCTCATATCAGTTGACCGTTACGTGGCTATTTGTGACCCTCTGCATTACACCACCAGGATCACTGACAACAGAGTTAAActctgtgtttatctgtgttggttctgttctgtttcctaCAGCTTTCTCTTTGTTAAGGATGACCTGACTCAACTGGGGAGGTATAATTCCTGCTACGGAGAATGTGTGTTGGTCATTGACTTTGTTGTAGGAGCTGTAGATGTTGTTTTGTCCTTTATCGTTCCAGTTACTGTCATCATAGCTCTGTATCTGAGAATATTTGCCGTGGCTGTGTCTCAGGCTCGTGCCATGCGCTCTCACATTACAGCTGTCACACTCCAGCTTTCAGTGACTCCAAAGGCAAAGACATCAGAGCTGAAAGCAGCCAGGAATCTTGGTGTTCTTATAGTTGTCTTTCTAATGTGTTTCTGCCCATtttactctgtctctcttgcagGTGACAACTGGGTCAATGCTTCATCTGCATCCTATGTTCTCTTTGTGTACTATTCTAACTCTTGTGTAAACCCTGTGATCTATGCCTTGTTTTACCCCTGGTTTAGAAAAGCAGTTAAACTCATTATTACTCTTCAGATACTGCAGCCTGGCTCCTCTGAGACCAACATGCTGTAG
- the LOC118495542 gene encoding trace amine-associated receptor 13c-like, translating to MEVEDRAQLCFPQFPNTSCRKPLPPWPQTVTIMLYSISLITVTLNLLIIISISHFRQLHTPTNILLLSLAVSDFLVGLVLMPLEVLQKTSCWFLGDFVCAMYTIFSGIILSASIGDMVLISVDRYVAICDPLHYSTRITDNRVKLSVCLCWLCSVSYSFLFVKDELTQLGRYNSCYGECVLVVDFVVGAVDVVLTFIVPVTVIIALYLRVFAVAVSQARAMRSHITAVTLQLSVTPKAKKSELKAARNLGVLVAVFLICFCPYYSVSLAGDKWVNASSASYVLFVFYCNSCLNPVIYALFYPWFRKSVKLIVTPQILQPGSSETNML from the exons ATGGAGGTTGAGGACAGAGCCCAGCTCTGCTTTCCACAGTTCCCAAACACCTCCTGCAGGAAGCCCTTGCCTCCTTGGCCCCAAACAGTTACCATTATGCTGTACTCCATCTCTCTGATCACTGTGACTCTCAACCTGCTCATCATCATCTCTATCTCCCACTTCAG gcagctccacacacccaccaacatcctcctcctctctctggctgtctcaGACTTTCTAGTGGGCCTCGTGCTGATGCCGTTAGAAGTTCTCCAAAAAACATCCTGCTGGTTTCTTGGTGACTTTGTGTGTGCTATGTATACTATTTTTTCAGGCATCATTCTCTCAGCCTCAATAGGTGACATGGTGCTCATATCAGTTGACCGTTATGTGGCTATTTGTGATCCTCTGCATTACTCCACCAGGATCACTGACAACAGAGTTAAactaagtgtgtgtctgtgttggctCTGTTCTGTTTCCTACAGCTTTCTCTTTGTGAAGGATGAACTGACTCAACTGGGGAGGTATAATTCCTGCTACGGAGAATGTGTGTTGGTCGTTGACTTTGTTGTAGGAGCTGTAGATGTTGTTTTGACCTTTATTGTTCCAGTTACTGTCATCATAGCTCTGTATCTGAGAGTATTTGCCGTGGCTGTGTCTCAGGCTCGTGCCATGCGCTCTCACATTACAGCTGTCACACTCCAGCTTTCAGTGACTCCAAAGGCAAAGAAATCAGAGCTGAAAGCAGCCAGGAATCTTGGTGTTCTTGTAGCTGTTTTTCTAATATGTTTCTGCCCATattactctgtctctcttgcagGTGACAAATGGGTCAATGCTTCATCTGCATCCTATGTTCTCTTTGTGTTCTATTGTAACTCTTGTCTAAACCCTGTGATCTATGCCTTGTTTTACCCCTGGTTTAGAAAATCAGTTAAACTCATAGTTACTCCTCAGATACTGCAGCCTGGCTCCTCTGAGACCAACATGCTGTAG
- the LOC116036693 gene encoding trace amine-associated receptor 13c-like, producing MEVEDRAQLCFPQFPNTSCRKPLSPWPQTVTIMLYSISLITVALDLLIIISISHFRQLHTPTNILLLSLAVSDFLVGLVVMPGEILRKSSCWFLGDFVCAMYIFFSVIIPTSSIGDMVLISVDRYVAICDPLHYSTRITDNRVKLCVCLCWFCSVSYSFLFVKDELTQPGWFNSCYGECVLVIDFVLGGVDVVLSFLVPVTVIIALYLRIFAVAVSQARAMRSHITAVTLQLSVTPKAKKSELKAARNLGVLVAVFLICFCPYYSVSLAGDSLVSASSASYVLFVYYSNSCLNPVIYALFYPWFRKAVKLIITLQILQPGSCETNML from the exons ATGGAGGTTGAGGACAGAGCCCAGCTCTGCTTTCCACAGTTCCCAAACACCTCCTGCAGAAAGCCCTTGTCTCCTTGGCCCCAAACAGTTACCATTATGCTGTACTCCATCTCTCTGATCACTGTGGCTCTCGACCTGCTCATCATCATCTCTATCTCCCACTTCAG gcagctccacacacccaccaacatcctcctcctctctctggctgtctcaGACTTTCTAGTGGGCCTCGTAGTGATGCCGGGAGAAATCCTCCGAAAATCATCCTGCTGGTTTCTTGGTGACTTTGTGTGTgctatgtacatttttttttcagtcatcATTCCCACATCCTCAATAGGTGACATGGTGCTCATATCAGTTGACCGTTATGTGGCTATTTGTGACCCTCTGCATTACTCCACCAGGATCACTGACAACAGAGTTaaactctgtgtttgtctgtgttggttctgttctgtttcctaCAGCTTTCTCTTTGTTAAGGATGAACTGACTCAACCGGGGTGGTTTAATTCCTGCTACGGAGAATGTGTGTTGGTCATTGACTTTGTTTTAGGAGGTGTAGATGTTGTTTTGTCCTTTCTTGTTCCAGTTACTGTCATAATAGCTCTGTATCTGAGAATATTTGCCGTGGCTGTGTCTCAGGCTCGTGCCATGCGCTCTCACATTACAGCTGTCACACTCCAGCTTTCAGTGACTCCAAAGGCAAAGAAATCAGAGCTGAAAGCAGCCAGGAATCTTGGTGTTCTTGTAGCTGTTTTTCTAATATGTTTCTGCCCATattactctgtctctcttgcagGTGACAGCTTGGTCAGTGCTTCATCTGCATCCTATGTTCTCTTTGTGTACTATTCTAACTCTTGTCTAAACCCTGTGATCTATGCCTTGTTTTACCCCTGGTTTAGAAAAGCAGTTAAACTCATTATTACTCTTCAGATCCTGCAGCCTGGCTCCTGTGAGACCAACATGCTGTAG
- the LOC116040390 gene encoding trace amine-associated receptor 13c-like gives MEVEDRAQLCFPQFPNTSCRKPLSPWPQTVTIMLYSISLITVALNLLIIISISHFRQLHTPTNILLLSLAVSDFLVGLVLMPVEVLQKTSCWFLGDFVCAMYTIFSGIIISASIGDMVLISVDRYVAICDPLHYTTRITDNRVKLCVYLCWLCSVSYSFLFVKDELTQLGRYNSCYGECVLVVDFVVGAVDVVLSFIVPVTVIIALYLRIFAVAVSQARVMRSHITAVTLQLSVTPKAKKSELKAARTLGVLIVVFLMCFCPFYSVSLAGDKWVNASSVSYVLFVYYCNSCLNPVIYALFYPWFRKSVKLIITLQILQPGSCETNML, from the exons ATGGAGGTTGAGGACAGAGCCCAGCTCTGCTTTCCACAGTTCCCAAACACCTCCTGCAGAAAGCCCTTGTCTCCTTGGCCCCAAACAGTTACCATTATGCTGTACTCCATCTCTCTGATCACTGTGGCTCTCAACCTGCTCATCATCATCTCTATCTCCCACTTCAG gcagctccacacacccaccaacatcctcctcctctctctggctgtctcaGACTTTCTAGTGGGCCTCGTGCTGATGCCTGTAGAAGTTCTCCAAAAAACATCCTGCTGGTTTCTTGGTGACTTTGTGTGTGCTATGTATACTATTTTTTCAGGCATCATTATCTCAGCCTCAATAGGTGACATGGTGCTCATATCAGTTGACCGTTATGTGGCTATTTGTGACCCTCTGCATTACACCACCAGGATCACTGACAACAGAGTTAAActctgtgtttatctgtgttggCTCTGTTCTGTTTCCTACAGCTTTCTCTTTGTTAAGGATGAACTGACTCAACTGGGGAGGTATAATTCCTGCTACGGAGAATGTGTGTTGGTCGTTGACTTTGTCGTAGGAGCTGTAGATGTTGTTTTGTCCTTTATTGTTCCAGTTACTGTCATAATAGCTCTGTATCTGAGAATATTTGCCGTGGCTGTGTCTCAGGCTCGTGTCATGCGCTCTCACATTACAGCTGTCACACTCCAGCTTTCAGTGACTCCAAAGGCAAAGAAATCAGAGCTGAAAGCAGCCAGGACTCTTGGTGTTCTTATAGTTGTGTTTCTAATGTGTTTCTGCCCATtttactctgtctctcttgcagGTGACAAATGGGTCAATGCTTCATCTGTCTCCTATGTTCTCTTTGTGTACTATTGTAACTCTTGTCTAAACCCTGTGATCTATGCCTTGTTTTACCCCTGGTTTAGAAAATCAGTTAAACTCATTATTACTCTTCAGATACTGCAGCCTGGGTCCTGTGAGACCAACATGCTGTAG